One segment of Streptomyces sp. NBC_01463 DNA contains the following:
- a CDS encoding phosphopantetheine-binding protein has product MHLDHVDTDSDFFDDLGADSLVMAHFCARIRKRADLAPVSMKDVYAHPSVAALAGAQAVSVPATPPEPEPSASAPSARSPAPPVGKPRYVLCGALQLLAFLAYSGLVALIGARGYEWISDGSGPVDVYVRSVLFGALVLLGLSALPVAVKWVLVGRWTSRRIRVWSLAYVRLWIVRTLVRANPLVLFVGSPLYTLYLRALGAHIGPGAVIFSRNVPLCTDLLTVGASSVIRKDSFFSCYRAHDGVIQTGSVTLGRDTVVAEAAVLDIGTSMGDGARLAHASSLHSGQAIPAGEHWHGSPAQRAGSAYEVVGPVPCGALRRSVHSVTQLLSALLVYLPLAVGGLAILLAEAPQLSAVLEPGPSVLTSWVFYRDALAASFVLLFVVAPLGFLLLAIVPRLLSRTIQPDKVYPLYGFHYGAHRAITLLTNRRFLTRLFGDSSGIVPYLRLLGYDLSRVEQTGSNFGTEVKHETPYLSAVGTGTMVADGLSINNAEFSSTSFRVSRTAIGARNFLGNRIAYPSRGRTGDNCLLATKVMVPVDGNIRENVGLLGSPSFEIPRSVRRDSSFDLMKSGETLRSGLAAKNRHNAASMGLYLLARWFYAFVVTLVVSGTAELYTSIGAEAVALGNVLVMVVSAVYFVLVERAVVRRHPPGPLFCSIYDRRFWQRERFWKVPSETYLQIFNGTPFKSVIWRLLGVRTGRRLFDDGCYLTERTMVTLGDDVTLNAGSVVQCHSQEDGTFKSDRSAVGSRCTLGVGAFVHYGVTIGDGAVLAPDSFLMKGETVPPGASWGGNPARPMRAGSARDMEATR; this is encoded by the coding sequence ATGCACCTGGACCACGTGGACACGGACAGTGACTTCTTCGATGATCTGGGTGCCGATTCCCTGGTGATGGCTCATTTCTGCGCGCGGATCAGGAAGCGCGCCGATCTGGCGCCGGTCTCGATGAAGGACGTGTACGCACATCCCTCCGTCGCCGCCCTGGCGGGCGCGCAGGCGGTCTCCGTACCGGCCACGCCGCCGGAGCCGGAGCCGTCTGCTTCCGCTCCGTCCGCGCGCTCGCCGGCACCCCCCGTGGGCAAGCCCCGGTACGTCCTGTGCGGGGCGCTGCAGCTTCTGGCCTTCCTCGCCTACTCGGGTCTCGTCGCACTGATCGGTGCCCGGGGCTACGAGTGGATCTCCGACGGGTCCGGTCCGGTCGACGTGTACGTCCGTTCCGTCCTCTTCGGCGCCCTGGTCCTCCTGGGGCTGTCCGCCCTGCCGGTCGCGGTGAAATGGGTGCTGGTCGGGCGCTGGACGTCCCGGCGGATACGGGTGTGGAGCCTGGCCTACGTCCGTCTCTGGATCGTCAGGACACTGGTCCGCGCGAACCCGCTGGTCCTGTTCGTCGGATCGCCGCTCTACACGCTCTACCTCAGGGCGCTGGGCGCGCACATCGGGCCGGGGGCCGTGATCTTCTCCCGCAACGTGCCTCTCTGTACCGACCTGCTCACGGTCGGGGCGTCCTCGGTCATCCGCAAGGACTCCTTCTTCTCCTGCTACCGCGCGCACGACGGTGTGATCCAGACCGGCAGCGTGACCCTGGGGCGGGACACCGTCGTCGCCGAGGCGGCGGTGCTGGACATCGGGACCTCGATGGGGGACGGGGCCAGGCTGGCCCATGCGTCCTCCCTGCACAGCGGCCAGGCGATACCCGCCGGCGAGCACTGGCACGGATCGCCGGCCCAGCGTGCCGGTTCGGCGTACGAGGTGGTGGGGCCGGTGCCCTGCGGCGCCCTGCGCAGGTCCGTGCACAGCGTCACCCAGCTGCTGAGCGCCCTGCTCGTCTATCTGCCGCTCGCGGTCGGCGGCCTCGCCATTCTGCTGGCCGAGGCACCGCAGCTGTCCGCAGTGCTGGAACCGGGGCCCTCGGTCCTCACGAGCTGGGTGTTCTACCGGGACGCGCTGGCGGCCTCGTTCGTCCTGCTCTTCGTGGTCGCGCCGCTCGGGTTCCTGCTGCTCGCCATCGTCCCCCGGCTGCTCAGCCGCACGATCCAGCCGGACAAGGTCTACCCGCTCTACGGCTTCCACTACGGCGCGCACCGCGCCATCACGCTGCTGACCAACAGGCGCTTCCTGACCCGGCTGTTCGGGGACAGCTCCGGGATCGTCCCGTACCTCCGGCTGCTCGGCTACGACCTCTCACGGGTGGAGCAGACCGGGTCGAACTTCGGGACCGAGGTGAAGCACGAGACGCCGTACCTGAGTGCGGTCGGGACCGGAACGATGGTGGCCGACGGGCTGTCCATCAACAACGCCGAGTTCTCCAGTACGTCGTTCCGGGTGTCCCGGACCGCGATCGGGGCGCGGAACTTCCTCGGCAACAGGATCGCCTACCCGTCGCGGGGCAGGACGGGCGACAACTGTCTGCTGGCGACCAAGGTCATGGTGCCGGTCGACGGGAACATCCGGGAGAACGTCGGCCTGCTGGGCTCGCCCAGCTTCGAGATCCCCCGCTCGGTCCGGCGTGACAGCAGCTTCGACCTGATGAAGAGCGGCGAGACTCTGCGCAGCGGCCTCGCCGCCAAGAACCGGCACAACGCCGCGTCGATGGGGCTGTACCTGCTGGCACGGTGGTTCTACGCGTTCGTGGTCACCCTGGTCGTGTCGGGGACCGCGGAGCTCTACACCTCGATCGGCGCCGAGGCGGTCGCGCTGGGCAATGTGCTCGTCATGGTCGTGAGCGCCGTGTACTTCGTCCTGGTGGAACGCGCGGTCGTCCGCCGCCACCCGCCGGGCCCGCTGTTCTGCTCGATCTACGACCGCCGCTTCTGGCAGCGGGAGCGGTTCTGGAAGGTGCCGTCGGAGACGTATCTCCAGATCTTCAACGGGACGCCCTTCAAGAGCGTCATCTGGCGTCTGCTGGGTGTCCGGACCGGCCGCAGGCTCTTCGACGACGGCTGCTACCTGACGGAGCGCACGATGGTCACCCTCGGCGACGACGTCACCCTCAACGCCGGCAGCGTCGTGCAGTGCCACTCGCAGGAGGACGGCACCTTCAAGTCCGACCGGTCCGCGGTCGGTTCCCGCTGCACGCTCGGGGTCGGGGCGTTCGTGCACTACGGCGTGACGATCGGGGACGGGGCGGTGCTCGCCCCGGACTCGTTCCTGATGAAGGGCGAGACCGTTCCGCCGGGCGCCTCCTGGGGCGGGAACCCGGCCCGTCCGATGCGGGCGGGCAGCGCCCGGGACATGGAGGCGACGCGATGA